In Gossypium raimondii isolate GPD5lz chromosome 12, ASM2569854v1, whole genome shotgun sequence, a single window of DNA contains:
- the LOC105762973 gene encoding serine/threonine-protein kinase BSK1, with protein MGCCQSSFQTETHPENDQTQQQQEPQNRSQSSPGAVPDPAVANGVPSFSEFSLAGLKAATNNFSSDNIVSESGEKAPNLVYKGRLKNRKWIAVKKFTKMAWPDPKQFAEEAWGVGKLRHKRLANLIGYCCDGDERLLVAEYMINDTLAKHLFHWENQTIEWAMRLRVAFCIAEALDYCSSEGHPLYHDLNAYRVIFDEDGDPRLSCFGLMKNSRDGKSYSTNLAYTPPEYLRNGRVTPESVIYSFGTVLLDLISGKHIPPSHALDMIRGKNIILLMDSHLEGKFSTEEATVVVGLASQCLQYEPWERPSTRDLVATLAPLQTKPDVPSYVMLGISKYEEAPPTPQRALSPMGEACSRHDLTAIHQILVMNHYKDDEGSNELSFQEWTQQMRDMLEARKRGDYAFRDKDFKTAIDCYSQFIDVGTMVSSTVFARRSLCYLFCDQPDAALADAMQAQIVNPDWPTAFYMQSVALAKLDMQKDAADMLNEAAGLEEKKQRGAKGS; from the exons ATGGGTTGCTGTCAATCATCTTTTCAAACAGAGACTCACCCAGAAAATGACCAGACCCAACAACAACAGGAGCCACAGAACCGTAGCCAATCAAGTCCGGGTGCTGTACCCGACCCGGCTGTTGCTAATGGAGTCCCTTCTTTCTCAGAGTTCTCCTTGGCTGGCCTGAAAGCGGCCACCAATAATTTCAGTTCAGATAACATAGTTTCTGAAAGTGGGGAAAAGGCTCCTAACCTTGTTTATAAAGGTCGTTTGAAGAACAGGAAATGGATTGCTGTTAAGAAGTTTACTAAGATGGCTTGGCCTGACCCCAAACAGTTTGCG GAGGAAGCTTGGGGAGTAGGGAAGTTGAGACACAAGAGGCTCGCAAATTTGATAGGATATTGCTGTGATGGAGATGAAAGGCTGCTTGTTGCTGAGTACATGATAAATGATACTCTTGCTAAGCATTTGTTTCACT GGGAAAATCAAACCATCGAGTGGGCAATGCGATTAAGAGTAGCTTTCTGCATTGCTGAGGCTTTAGATTATTGTAGTAGCGAGGGTCATCCATTATACCATGATCTAAATGCTTACCGGGTTATTTTTGATGAG GATGGTGATCCACGTCTTTCATGTTTTGGCCTGATGAAAAATAGCAGGGATGGAAAAAGTTATAGTACTAATCTTGCCTACACACCTCCAGAGTATCTTAGAAATG GGAGAGTCACCCCTGAAAGCGTTATTTACAGCTTTGGCACTGTTCTTCTTGATTTGATAAGTGGGAAGCACATCCCTCCTAGTCAT GCACTCGATATGATTCGAGGTAAAAACATCATTCTACTCATGGATTCACATTTAGAGGGGAAATTTTCTACAGAGGAGGCAACTGTGGTTGTTGGCCTTGCCTCTCAATGTTTGCAATATGAACCCTGGGAACGGCCCAGTACGAGGGACCTTGTCGCTACACTTGCTCCATTGCAAACCAAACCTGAT GTTCCATCTTATGTCATGCTCGGAATCTCAAAGTATGAGGAAGCTCCACCAACACCGCAGCGTGCACTTTCACCAATGGGTGAGGCCTGTTCACGACATGACCTCACAGCGATTCATCAAATATTGGTAATGAATCACTACAAGGATGATGAAGGGTCAAATGAG TTATCTTTCCAAGAGTGGACCCAGCAGATGAGAGATATGCTTGAGGCTAGGAAGCGAGGGGACTATGCATTCCGTGATAAAGATTTCAAAACTGCCATTGACTGCTATTCCCAG TTCATAGATGTTGGAACCATGGTATCCTCCACGGTTTTTGCTCGGCGCAGTCTGTGCTATCTATTTTGTGACCAACCAGATGCTGCCCTTGCAGATGCAATGCAAGCACAAATTGTGAATCCTGATTGGCCAACAGCCTTCTACATGCAGTCAGTTGCCCTTGCCAAACTAGACATGCAAAAGGATGCCGCGGACATGCTGAATGAAGCTGCTGGACTTGAAGAAAAGAAGCAACGAGGCGCGAAGGGATCATGA